The sequence below is a genomic window from Arthrobacter sp. U41.
GGACGCTGAGGACCTCGGGCCCGAGGAAACGGCGGGCGAGGTGCTCGAACTGTGCGGCGTCCCCCGTCGCGATGAAGTTGTGGGTCGGGTCCGAGGCGTCAGTGCGTTCCAGCCCGCGGGAGGCCAGCGCCCGGTAGACGTCCTTGGCCGTCTCCTCCGCGCTGGAGACGAGGGTGACGTCCTCCCCCATCACGTAGGAGATCACGCCGGTGAGCAGCGGATAGTGCGTGCAGCCCAGCACCACGGTGTCCACCCCGGCGGCTTTGAGCGGTGCCAGGTATTCGCGGGCGACGGCGAGCAGTTCCGGCCCGGTGGTGATGCCGGCTTCGACGTAGGGCACGAACGCGGGGCAGGCCACCGAGGTGATGCGCAGGTCCGGGGCGGCGGCAAAGGTGTCCTCGTAGGCGCGGGAGCCGATGGTGGCCGAGGTGCCGATCACACCGACGCGGCCGCTGCGGGTGGCGGCGACGGCGCGGCGGACCGCCGGCTGGATCACTTCGATGACGGGGATCCCGTAGCGGGCGGTGTAGCGTTCGCGGGCGTCGCGCAGCACGGCGGCGGACGCTGAGTTGCAGGCGATGGTCAGCAGCTTCACACCGGAATCCACCAGTTCATCCATCACCCCCAGGGCGTTGGCCCGGACCTCGGCGATCGGGAGCGGGCCGTAGGGTCCGTTGGCGGTGTCGCCGACGTAGAGGATGGATTCGTTGGGCAGCTGGTCGATGATGGACCGGGCCACGGTGAGTCCGCCGACACCGGAATCGAACACACCGATGGGGCGCGATCCCATCCGGCTGGCGGCGGTACTGCTCGCTGGGGAGTCCGCAGCAGCTCCCGCTGCCGGATCCGTGCTCGATGCTGAAGTCATGATTATTCGAGGATAGGGCTTAGCCCGTGGCGCGGCCATCTCATTGTGTCGTCCGACTCATGTCTAATTTGTCACATGCGTCGGAGGAGTCCGCCGCCGGGCGGCAGCCGGCGCCGCTGTTCAGCGGCGCGTCTCCAGCGACTGCAGCATCGCCTGGACCAGGGATTCCTGGAGCCAGGTGGTGAAGTTGTAGACCAGGGCAAGGTAGCTTTCGACGTCCTCGGCCTGGGACCAGTCCTGCATCAGGTGCACGTGCCCGGCATCCTCGTCGTCGCGGATGTCCAGGCGTTCGGCCAGCACCAGCCGGACGTCGTTGAGCGCCATCGACCAGTGCCGCGCGTCGGCGGGGGTCAGGACCAGTTCATCCTTGTCCAGCCCGAGGGACGCGGCCTTCAACGCACCGATCTTGCTCTCGCGCAGCGAACGCTCGGTATACCGGCGGAACTCCAGCGAGGCGGCGTCGTCGTTCTTCGAGACGTTCGGGAGCAGCCGGCGCAGGGCACGGTCCGAGGGTTCACGCGCCGCGGAATCGAGTCCGACGAGCGCGGCGAGGGGGTCCTGGTTGGTGCGTTCCTCCGGCTCCAGCATGGACACGACGTCGTCGAACAGGCTGCGCAGCAGTTCCCGCTCGGCCGGTTCCAGATAGCCGGTAATGCCCTTGATTCCGAACTTGAATGCCTTAGCCACGTTTTCCTTTGCCCTTGCCTGAACCTGAGCCCTCGCCGCTGCCGGTGGCTTTTTCCACCGTGGCCCAGAGACCGTAGCCGTGCATCGCGACCGCGTGCTGCTCCACCTGCTCCTTACTGCCGTGCGCCACGATGGAGCGCCCCTTTTTGTGGACCTCCAGCATGAGCTTGTTGGCTTTGGCCTCCGAATAGCCGAAGTAGCTGCGGAACACGTAGCTCACGTAGCTCATCAGGTTCACCGGATCATTCCAGATCACGAGGTTCCAAGGGATGTCCGGGGCGGTCAGGACATCGGTCGACGTCACTGTTCCGGTCTGGGTGCTCTCCTGGGTGTCAGGGCCGAGCGCAACGCTGAGGGTCATCTGTCCATTCTATGGGGATGCGCACTAGAGTGAATTTGTGAGTACCTCAGCTGGCTGGGAACGTCCCCGCACGTCCCTGTACACCGACCATTACGAGCTGACCATGCTGCAGGCCGCGCTGCATTCCGGCGCCGCCCACCGCAGGTCAGTCTTCGAGGCCTTCGCCCGGCGCCTGCCGGACGGGCGCCGCTACGGCGTTGTGGGCGGCACCGGCCGGCTGCTGGAGGGCATCGCGGACTTCCGCTTCGGCGACACCGAAATCGATTTCCTCCGCCGCACGAAGGTGGTCAACGAGGAAACCCTGGACTATCTGGCCGGGTTCTCCTTCTCCGGCGACATCTGGGGCTACGCGGAGGGTGAAGCGTACTTCCCCAACTCCCCCATCCTGATCGTCGAGGCCACCTTCGCGGAGGCCTGCATCCTCGAGACCTACATCCTCTCGATCCTCAACCACGACAGCGCCATCGCCTCCGCGGCCTCGCGGATGATCACCGCGGCCGGCAGCCGCCCCTGCGTGGAGATGGGCTCGCGCCGCACCCAGGAGGAATCGGCCGTCTCTGCCGCCCGGGCCGCCATCATCGCCGGCTTCGACAGCACCTCCAACCTTGAGGCCGGGCTCCGCTACGGGCTTAAAACGGTCGGCACCGCCGCGCATTCCTTCACCCTCCTGCACGACACCGAACGCGAGGCCTTCGAGGCGCAGATTGCCTCGATGGGCGCCGGAACCGCGCTGCTGGTGGACACCTACGACGTCGAGGCTGCCGTGCGCACCGCCGTCGAACTGGCCGGCGACAAACTCGGTGCGGTGCGCCTGGATTCCGGGGACCTCGTGGCCCAGGCGCAGTGGGTCCGCCAGCTCC
It includes:
- a CDS encoding DUF2017 domain-containing protein, translated to MAKAFKFGIKGITGYLEPAERELLRSLFDDVVSMLEPEERTNQDPLAALVGLDSAAREPSDRALRRLLPNVSKNDDAASLEFRRYTERSLRESKIGALKAASLGLDKDELVLTPADARHWSMALNDVRLVLAERLDIRDDEDAGHVHLMQDWSQAEDVESYLALVYNFTTWLQESLVQAMLQSLETRR
- the clpS gene encoding ATP-dependent Clp protease adapter ClpS, whose protein sequence is MTLSVALGPDTQESTQTGTVTSTDVLTAPDIPWNLVIWNDPVNLMSYVSYVFRSYFGYSEAKANKLMLEVHKKGRSIVAHGSKEQVEQHAVAMHGYGLWATVEKATGSGEGSGSGKGKGKRG
- the murI gene encoding glutamate racemase encodes the protein MTSASSTDPAAGAAADSPASSTAASRMGSRPIGVFDSGVGGLTVARSIIDQLPNESILYVGDTANGPYGPLPIAEVRANALGVMDELVDSGVKLLTIACNSASAAVLRDARERYTARYGIPVIEVIQPAVRRAVAATRSGRVGVIGTSATIGSRAYEDTFAAAPDLRITSVACPAFVPYVEAGITTGPELLAVAREYLAPLKAAGVDTVVLGCTHYPLLTGVISYVMGEDVTLVSSAEETAKDVYRALASRGLERTDASDPTHNFIATGDAAQFEHLARRFLGPEVLSVRHVDHVAAQYPTGSLARITPEMIAAAQAGPGRSRISNFVAGSAGGGTLL
- a CDS encoding nicotinate phosphoribosyltransferase; translated protein: MSTSAGWERPRTSLYTDHYELTMLQAALHSGAAHRRSVFEAFARRLPDGRRYGVVGGTGRLLEGIADFRFGDTEIDFLRRTKVVNEETLDYLAGFSFSGDIWGYAEGEAYFPNSPILIVEATFAEACILETYILSILNHDSAIASAASRMITAAGSRPCVEMGSRRTQEESAVSAARAAIIAGFDSTSNLEAGLRYGLKTVGTAAHSFTLLHDTEREAFEAQIASMGAGTALLVDTYDVEAAVRTAVELAGDKLGAVRLDSGDLVAQAQWVRQLLDDLGNERTRIIVTSDLDEFAIAALQSAPVDSYGVGTSLVTGSGAPTASMVYKLVSRTDDDGNFVPVAKAAKNKSSKGGRKYALRKLNERGTATQEIVGIGHRPEDDGNDRPLLQQFVKNGALLPGWTGAEGVLRARKRHADTMKELPAVVNRLQRGEAAIPTIYEEN